In Sander vitreus isolate 19-12246 chromosome 7, sanVit1, whole genome shotgun sequence, a genomic segment contains:
- the espn gene encoding espin has product MTVERDRTLLAARQGDVQSLKVQLAQKTLTSDVKDVLGASPVHHAARAGKLTCLRFLVEEAGLPGNCLANNGASPAHDAAATGNLACLQWLLTQGGCRSEDRDSSGATVLHLASRFSHHEITDWLLKSCEVDPGASTDTGAIPVHYAAAKGDLPSLRLLLGHSPNVVNSQTKNGATPLYLACQEGHLEVVQYLVKDCGADPSIRANDGMTPLHAAAQMGHNTVIVWLMNCIEIGLTDRDSDGATAMHFAASRGHAKVLSWLLLHGGEIVTDNWGGSPLHDAAENGELECCQILVVNGVDLGIRDQDGFTAADLAEYNGHSQCAKYLRTVENMSVEHRVLSRDPSMDLEYKQPDSGLSSPNTTMPPANQAAHFDNSSPSSSLSNYDSANSSQSSTGEKRSSLTLPRGLPAQLNTVAHTGASESAISDMQAYMDLLNPDIGSDIPKKNEIPAEADSKPPPPPPTYPPPPPPQSPPVPPPPPSFPAPRHPQEPTSAEFLKVKSNLRHVDSDTGKTELTPGENHNKLRRVDSNRRSRSFSKQPSTGDYYKALGSDTAEPRGSKGMAPNEEGSVLLEEPTDSPAHSSENGTTEESVAPPPPPPPPPPPLPSSNPTPTPPPPPPLPPETPTTQNYSASNTSTNQRRLSSSSGSTKSFNMMSPTGDNSELLAEIKAGKSLKPTPQSKGYTTVFSSSGPTGNNENTASPPETRTSSPPAKPSSPPPSNTSVTSPPITPSPSPSPTGSGSARTMSTSLSYEKLSSNSVINGNGASTAGAESGRKMSLADAEALVPTHDEQGKAIPEWKRQVMVRKLQVKMQEEEEHKRKVEEEAARLASMPAWRRDMMKKKMDDERKVEQQAKQAKEMEEKTELERLRTLGYDETKLAPWQRQIILKKGDIAKQ; this is encoded by the exons ATGACGGTGGAGAGGGACAGGACGCTGCTCGCAGCAAGGCAAGGGGACGTGCAGAGTCTGAAAGTGCAATTAGCGCAAAAAACGCTCACCAGCGACGTCAAGGATGTGCTTGGGGCTTCACCGGTCCACCATGCAGCCCGTGCCGGGAAACTAACCTGCCTGCGTTTCCTGGTGGAGGAGGCAGGGCTGCCGGGTAACTGCCTGGCTAATAACGGGGCAAGCCCGGCGCATGACGCAGCAGCCACCGGCAACCTGGCCTGCTTACAGTGGCTGCTGACACAGGGTGGATGTCGGTCAGAG GACAGGGACAGTTCTGGTGCCACCGTTCTGCACCTTGCATCCCGCTTCAGTCACCATGAGATCACTGACTGGCTGTTAAAGAGTTGCGAGGTGGACCCGGGGGCCTCCACCGATACCGGCGCCATACCCGTTCACTATGCTGCTGCCAAGGGAGACCTGCCCTCTCTCCGACTGTTGCTGGGGCACAGCCCAAA CGTTGTCAACTCCCAAACTAAGAATGGTGCCACGCCGCTCTACCTGGCCTGCCAGGAGGGTCATTTGGAGGTCGTCCAGTACCTGGTCAAGGATTGTGGGGCAGATCCGAGCATCAGAGCCAATGACGGGATGACACCTCTGCATGCTGCTGCCCAGATGGGCCACAACACTGTCATCGTCTGGCTG ATGAATTGCATAGAGATCGGCCTGACAGACAGGGACAGTGACGGGGCCACGGCCATGCACTTTGCAGCCAGTCGTGGCCATGCAAAGGTGCTCagctggctgctgctgcacGGCGGAGAGATTGTCACTGACAACTGGGGAGGGAGCCCGCTTCACGACGCTGCAGAGAACGGTGAACTGgag TGCTGTCAGATCCTTGTGGTCAATGGGGTGGACTTGGGCATCAGGGACCAGGACGGCTTCACAGCAGCAGACCTGGCTGAATACAACGGCCACTCCCAGTGTGCCAAGTATCTGCGCACTGTGGAGAACATG AGTGTGGAGCACCGTGTTTTGTCTCGGGACCCCTCAATGGACCTCGAGTACAAGCAGCCGGACTCGGGCCTCTCGTCCCCAAACACCACCATGCCCCCTGCCAACCAGGCTGCACACTTTGACAACAGTTCACCATCCAGCTCCCTGTCCAACTATGACTCAGCCAACTCCAGCCAGTCCAGCACTGGCGAGAAAAGGAGCAGCTTAACATTGCCACGAGGCCTGCCCGCTCAGCTGAACACAGTCGCACACACAG GTGCATCAGAGTCAGCCATTTCAGACATGCAGGCGTATATGGACTTGCTAAACCCAGACATTGGCTCTGACATACCCAAGAAGAATGAGATACCTGCTGAAGCAGACTCCAAGCCCCCACCGCCACCACCAACCTATCCACCCCCGCCTCCTCCACAGTCTCCACCGGTGCCCCCTCCACCCCCGAGCTTCCCAGCACCACGGCACCCTCAGGAGCCGACGTCAGCTGAGTTCCTGAAGGTGAAAAGCAACTTACGGCACGTGGACAGCGACACCGGCAAGACAGAG CTGACTCCTGGAGAAAACCACAACAAACTGCGGCGTGTGGATTCAAACAGGAGGTCAAGGAGCTTCAGCAAGCAGCCCAGCACTGGGGACTACTACAAGGCCTTGGGCAGCGACACAGCCGAGCCCCGAGGGAGCAAAGGCATGGCACCCAACGAGGAG GGCTCTGTGTTATTGGAGGAGCCTACCGACAGCCCTGCCCACAGCTCAGAGAATGGCACCACAGAAGAATCAGTTGcacccccacctcctcctcctccacctccgccTCCTCTTCCCTCAAGCAACCCGACGCCAACCCCCCCTCCGCCTCCTCCATTGCCCCCGGAGACGCCAACCACCCAGAATTACTCTGCCAGTAACACCTCCACCAACCAGCGACGCCTATCTTCCTCATCAGGAA GCACAAAATCTTTCAACATGATGTCCCCCACTGGCGACAACTCGGAGCTGCTGGCAGAGATCAAAGCAGGAAAGAGCCTCAAGCCAACACCTCAAAGTAAAGGCTACACCACTGTCTTTTCCAGCAGCGGACCCACAGGCAACAAT GAAAACACAGCATCTCCACCAGAGACCCGCACATCTAGCCCACCAGCCAAGCCGTCATCCCCTCCACCATCCAATACGTCTGTCACCTCTCCACCCATTACCCCTAGTCCCAGCCCCAGTCCCACGGGCTCCGGATCTGCCAGGACCATGTCAACCTCTTTGAGCTACGAGAAACTGTCCTCCAACTCTGTGATCAATGGGAATGGAGCCAGCACGGCAGGAGCAGAGTCAGGGCGGAAGATGAGCCTTGCAGATGCGGAGGCGCTAGTGCCCACTCATGACGAACAGGGAAAAGCAATCCCTGAATGGAAGAGGCAGGTGATGGTGCGAAAGCTTCAGGTCAAGatgcaagaggaggaggagcacaAGCGCAAG GTTGAAGAGGAAGCTGCACGCTTGGCCTCGATGCCGGCCTGGAGGAGAGACATGATGAAGAAGAAAATGGATGATGAGAG